The Apostichopus japonicus isolate 1M-3 chromosome 20, ASM3797524v1, whole genome shotgun sequence genome contains a region encoding:
- the LOC139961332 gene encoding uncharacterized protein isoform X2, translating into MESDLALVIDCLKHHDVQNYSAQRDSLLTIAALCTESDAAKNHFRESGGLGYVLSMLTSKDDDEVKVTILYTLGCATERNVYSQRRLCGSVLLKYLQCQLSSQKSSVKLKRSATFLICCLVTNNSTGQNDVRNTGCLDCLLSTLSNLLKSKGSPQDLWKDIIKTLGYCVNNPQNPANQTRLGILGGLDVIISALQDLVQSFIKVPDKQKMTVITGLVTTLGVAATDHKSNCEILTELRLIPLLVQLLSSEVLTNEVKLKIILTMSSVTQSSELSQKQLVRSDGLALLVQILLQNQDDNEMRKTISSVLESCLRWVTALGAEDMLYSNTPALDSTVNQSKADVFVKPTAFDHPLKQFQEILGASKNSLLRVNPKTQQPYQRCVIEGLNSDELNTWNNSLQSEKLSCLDQNIQDTNPLTRLLHLVSNQTDERIKRVEAEVSSLPLNDIEPTDDTSDVNTVSTGYGDIHQKLESFEDKFDKVLDYVYSRKQADVTKKDVSTIDVTKKDVSTIDVTKKDVSTIDVTKKDVSTIDVTKKDVSTIDVTKKDVSASEDVNRNDEEEANRGTSTNNNVAESYTDKGDIITREINETSGRQESCEEKRPITCGESSQIRNDLVNKQVMRDNEDRQAVRMRDEDTNSVLVKAADGSVINQTEPVNEKGDVYCKHCLKKCVTGSKTEGIKCNETQKSCSDIVDDSCLAGWRQEDKEEDTSRNGIDKNIEYSVIHSTNELSNTELSTKDEMVHRRVKSRKSTLVPKPNERGGDGLESEELSSRCELLTLECPACCTRTHLHSKSFVKTLMSSQHVCNHHRNLVSKIKDQYHRKLHNLGSKKNISSQGNCDVYSFSEDEKLQQAFTVDKCEIPLLPKKLLQRKIKDTTRRQRQDFSEGEIRNLMKGVKRHGKHWNAILWTYHFKKGRTGIDLKDKYRRLVRNHLH; encoded by the exons ATGGAATCTGATTTAGCATTGGTCATTGACTGCTTGAAACATCATGATGTTCAAAACTACAGTGCACAGAGGGATAGCCTTCTTACCATAGCTGCTCTATGCACAGAAAGTG ATGCTGCAAAGAATCACTTTCGTGAAAGTGGAGGTCTGGGATATGTACTGAGTATGCTTACATCCAAAGATGATGATGAAGTTAAAGTTACAATACTCTATACATTGGGATGTGCAACAGAACGTAATG TTTATTCCCAGAGGAGATTGTGTGGCAGTGTCTTATTGAAGTATCTTCAGTGTCAGCTGAGTTCTCAGAAATCCTCTGTGAAATTAAAGAGATCAGCAACCTTCTTGATATGCTGTCTGGTTACCAACAACA GTACCGGTCAAAATGATGTCAGAAATACTGGATGTCTTGATTGTCTTCTTTCAACCCTGAG TAATTTACTGAAATCTAAAGGCAGTCCACAAGATCTTTGGAAGGATATCATCAAGACATTAGGCTACTGTGTTAACAACCCACAAAATC CAGCAAACCAAACCCGATTAGGAATCCTTGGAGGACTGGATGTAATTATTTCTGCGTTGCAAGATTTGGTgcaatcatttatcaaagtcCCAGACAAGCAGAAAATGACTGTTATAACAGGACTTGTTACCACCTTGGGTGTCGCAGCCACTGACCATA AGAGCAATTGTGAAATATTGACAGAACTAAGATTGATTCCTCTGTTGGTGCAGCTTTTGTCTTCAGAGGTACTCACAAATGAAGTAAAGCTGAAGATAATCCTGACAATGTCCTCTGTAACACAATCATCAG AGCTTAGTCAGAAGCAACTAGTTAGGAGTGATGGACTGGCTCTGTTGGTTCAGATATTGCTTCAGAATCAAGATGATAATGAAATGAGGAAGACCATTTCATCAGTTTTGGAGTCTTGTCTTCGGTGGG TAACTGCTCTTGGGGCGGAAGACATGCTTTACTCAAACACCCCAGCATTGGATAGTACGGTGAACCAAAGCAAAGCTGATGTCTTTGTCAAGCCCACTGCATTTGATCATCCATTGAAACAGTTCCAAGAAATACTTGGAGCAAGCAAAAACTCACTATTAAGAGTAAATCCAAAAACTCAACAACCTTATCAAAGATGTGTAATAGAAGGACTTAATTCAGATGAGTTGAACACTTGGAATAACTCTCTGCAATCAGAGAAGCTCAGTTGTTTAGATCAGAATATTCAAGACACAAATCCCCTCACAAGGCTTCTGCATCTTGTGTCTAATCAGACTGATGAGAGGATCAAGAGAGTTGAAGCAGAAGTTAGCTCCCTTCCTTTGAATGACATTGAACCTACTGATGATACATCTGAT GTTAATACAGTTAGTACTGGCTATGGAGATATCCACCAAAAGCTTGAAAGTTTTGAAGATAAGTTTGACAAAGTGCTGGATTATGTTTACTCAAGGAAACAAGCAGATGTAACAAAGAAAGATGTCTCAACAATTGATGTAACAAAGAAAGATGTCTCAACAATTGATGTAACAAAGAAAGATGTCTCAACAATTGATGTAACAAAGAAAGATGTCTCAACAATTGATGTAACAAAGAAAGATGTCTCAACAATTGATGTAACAAAGAAAGATGTCTCAGCGAGTGAAGATGTCAACAGAAATGATGAAGAGGAAGCCAATAGAGGTACATCTACTAACAATAATGTAGCAGAGAGTTATACAGACAAGGGAGATATTATTACCAGAGAAATAAATGAAACCAGTGGAAGACAGGAAAGTTGTGAAGAGAAAAGGCCCATTACGTGTGGAGAGAGCTCTCAGATTAGAAATGATTTGGTGAACAAACAGGTAATGCGTGACAATGAAGACAGACAGGCTGTGAGAATGAGAGACGAAGATACAAACTCAGTCCTGGTGAAGGCAGCGGATGGATCTGTTATTAATCAAACTGAGCCTGTTAATGAGAAAGGTGATGTCTATTGTAAACATTGTCTCAAAAAGTGTGTGACAGGATCAAAGACAGaaggcataaaatgtaatgAAACACAGAAAAGCTGCTCAGATATCGTCGATGATTCTTGCCTTGCTGGATGGAGACAAGAAGACAAGGAGGAGGACACTAGTAGGAATGGAATTGATAAAAACATTGAATATTCTGTAATTCACAGTACTAATGAGCTATCTAATACTGAACTGTCTACCAAAGATGAAATGGTCCATAGGAGAGTGAAGAGCAGGAAGTCCACATTAGTACCGAAACCAAACGAAAGAGGCGGAGATGGATTAGAAAGTGAAG AGTTATCCAGTAGATGTGAGCTGTTGACATTAGAATGTCCAG CATGTTGTACTAGAACTCACCTCCACAGTAAGAGCTTTGTTAAGACCTTGATGTCAAGCCAGCATGTGTGCAACCATCACAGAAATCTAGTATCAAAGATAAAGGATCAGTATCACAGAAAGCTGCATAATCTTG GTtctaagaaaaatatttcatctcAAGGGAATTGTGATGTTTACAGCTTCTCAGAAGATGAGaaacttcaacaagcatttACTGTAGATAAATGTGAGATACCAttg
- the LOC139961332 gene encoding uncharacterized protein isoform X3: MESDLALVIDCLKHHDVQNYSAQRDSLLTIAALCTESDAAKNHFRESGGLGYVLSMLTSKDDDEVKVTILYTLGCATERNVYSQRRLCGSVLLKYLQCQLSSQKSSVKLKRSATFLICCLVTNNSTGQNDVRNTGCLDCLLSTLSNLLKSKGSPQDLWKDIIKTLGYCVNNPQNRENQLLCASAFPNLLQILQEWTDNGVVLQQVSSLLSLTVSNNAANQTRLGILGGLDVIISALQDLVQSFIKVPDKQKMTVITGLVTTLGVAATDHKSNCEILTELRLIPLLVQLLSSEVLTNEVKLKIILTMSSVTQSSELSQKQLVRSDGLALLVQILLQNQDDNEMRKTISSVLESCLRWVTALGAEDMLYSNTPALDSTVNQSKADVFVKPTAFDHPLKQFQEILGASKNSLLRVNPKTQQPYQRCVIEGLNSDELNTWNNSLQSEKLSCLDQNIQDTNPLTRLLHLVSNQTDERIKRVEAEVSSLPLNDIEPTDDTSDVNTVSTGYGDIHQKLESFEDKFDKVLDYVYSRKQADVTKKDVSTIDVTKKDVSTIDVTKKDVSTIDVTKKDVSTIDVTKKDVSTIDVTKKDVSASEDVNRNDEEEANRGTSTNNNVAESYTDKGDIITREINETSGRQESCEEKRPITCGESSQIRNDLVNKQVMRDNEDRQAVRMRDEDTNSVLVKAADGSVINQTEPVNEKGDVYCKHCLKKCVTGSKTEGIKCNETQKSCSDIVDDSCLAGWRQEDKEEDTSRNGIDKNIEYSVIHSTNELSNTELSTKDEMVHRRVKSRKSTLVPKPNERGGDGLESEELSSRCELLTLECPGSKKNISSQGNCDVYSFSEDEKLQQAFTVDKCEIPLLPKKLLQRKIKDTTRRQRQDFSEGEIRNLMKGVKRHGKHWNAILWTYHFKKGRTGIDLKDKYRRLVRNHLH, encoded by the exons ATGGAATCTGATTTAGCATTGGTCATTGACTGCTTGAAACATCATGATGTTCAAAACTACAGTGCACAGAGGGATAGCCTTCTTACCATAGCTGCTCTATGCACAGAAAGTG ATGCTGCAAAGAATCACTTTCGTGAAAGTGGAGGTCTGGGATATGTACTGAGTATGCTTACATCCAAAGATGATGATGAAGTTAAAGTTACAATACTCTATACATTGGGATGTGCAACAGAACGTAATG TTTATTCCCAGAGGAGATTGTGTGGCAGTGTCTTATTGAAGTATCTTCAGTGTCAGCTGAGTTCTCAGAAATCCTCTGTGAAATTAAAGAGATCAGCAACCTTCTTGATATGCTGTCTGGTTACCAACAACA GTACCGGTCAAAATGATGTCAGAAATACTGGATGTCTTGATTGTCTTCTTTCAACCCTGAG TAATTTACTGAAATCTAAAGGCAGTCCACAAGATCTTTGGAAGGATATCATCAAGACATTAGGCTACTGTGTTAACAACCCACAAAATC GTGAGAATCAGCTGCTTTGTGCTTCAGCTTTTCCAAATctgcttcaaattttgcaaGAATGGACTGATAATGGGGTAGTACTACAGCAGGTGTCTTCCTTACTTTCATTGACTGTCAGCAATAATG CAGCAAACCAAACCCGATTAGGAATCCTTGGAGGACTGGATGTAATTATTTCTGCGTTGCAAGATTTGGTgcaatcatttatcaaagtcCCAGACAAGCAGAAAATGACTGTTATAACAGGACTTGTTACCACCTTGGGTGTCGCAGCCACTGACCATA AGAGCAATTGTGAAATATTGACAGAACTAAGATTGATTCCTCTGTTGGTGCAGCTTTTGTCTTCAGAGGTACTCACAAATGAAGTAAAGCTGAAGATAATCCTGACAATGTCCTCTGTAACACAATCATCAG AGCTTAGTCAGAAGCAACTAGTTAGGAGTGATGGACTGGCTCTGTTGGTTCAGATATTGCTTCAGAATCAAGATGATAATGAAATGAGGAAGACCATTTCATCAGTTTTGGAGTCTTGTCTTCGGTGGG TAACTGCTCTTGGGGCGGAAGACATGCTTTACTCAAACACCCCAGCATTGGATAGTACGGTGAACCAAAGCAAAGCTGATGTCTTTGTCAAGCCCACTGCATTTGATCATCCATTGAAACAGTTCCAAGAAATACTTGGAGCAAGCAAAAACTCACTATTAAGAGTAAATCCAAAAACTCAACAACCTTATCAAAGATGTGTAATAGAAGGACTTAATTCAGATGAGTTGAACACTTGGAATAACTCTCTGCAATCAGAGAAGCTCAGTTGTTTAGATCAGAATATTCAAGACACAAATCCCCTCACAAGGCTTCTGCATCTTGTGTCTAATCAGACTGATGAGAGGATCAAGAGAGTTGAAGCAGAAGTTAGCTCCCTTCCTTTGAATGACATTGAACCTACTGATGATACATCTGAT GTTAATACAGTTAGTACTGGCTATGGAGATATCCACCAAAAGCTTGAAAGTTTTGAAGATAAGTTTGACAAAGTGCTGGATTATGTTTACTCAAGGAAACAAGCAGATGTAACAAAGAAAGATGTCTCAACAATTGATGTAACAAAGAAAGATGTCTCAACAATTGATGTAACAAAGAAAGATGTCTCAACAATTGATGTAACAAAGAAAGATGTCTCAACAATTGATGTAACAAAGAAAGATGTCTCAACAATTGATGTAACAAAGAAAGATGTCTCAGCGAGTGAAGATGTCAACAGAAATGATGAAGAGGAAGCCAATAGAGGTACATCTACTAACAATAATGTAGCAGAGAGTTATACAGACAAGGGAGATATTATTACCAGAGAAATAAATGAAACCAGTGGAAGACAGGAAAGTTGTGAAGAGAAAAGGCCCATTACGTGTGGAGAGAGCTCTCAGATTAGAAATGATTTGGTGAACAAACAGGTAATGCGTGACAATGAAGACAGACAGGCTGTGAGAATGAGAGACGAAGATACAAACTCAGTCCTGGTGAAGGCAGCGGATGGATCTGTTATTAATCAAACTGAGCCTGTTAATGAGAAAGGTGATGTCTATTGTAAACATTGTCTCAAAAAGTGTGTGACAGGATCAAAGACAGaaggcataaaatgtaatgAAACACAGAAAAGCTGCTCAGATATCGTCGATGATTCTTGCCTTGCTGGATGGAGACAAGAAGACAAGGAGGAGGACACTAGTAGGAATGGAATTGATAAAAACATTGAATATTCTGTAATTCACAGTACTAATGAGCTATCTAATACTGAACTGTCTACCAAAGATGAAATGGTCCATAGGAGAGTGAAGAGCAGGAAGTCCACATTAGTACCGAAACCAAACGAAAGAGGCGGAGATGGATTAGAAAGTGAAG AGTTATCCAGTAGATGTGAGCTGTTGACATTAGAATGTCCAG GTtctaagaaaaatatttcatctcAAGGGAATTGTGATGTTTACAGCTTCTCAGAAGATGAGaaacttcaacaagcatttACTGTAGATAAATGTGAGATACCAttg
- the LOC139961332 gene encoding uncharacterized protein isoform X1, whose product MESDLALVIDCLKHHDVQNYSAQRDSLLTIAALCTESDAAKNHFRESGGLGYVLSMLTSKDDDEVKVTILYTLGCATERNVYSQRRLCGSVLLKYLQCQLSSQKSSVKLKRSATFLICCLVTNNSTGQNDVRNTGCLDCLLSTLSNLLKSKGSPQDLWKDIIKTLGYCVNNPQNRENQLLCASAFPNLLQILQEWTDNGVVLQQVSSLLSLTVSNNAANQTRLGILGGLDVIISALQDLVQSFIKVPDKQKMTVITGLVTTLGVAATDHKSNCEILTELRLIPLLVQLLSSEVLTNEVKLKIILTMSSVTQSSELSQKQLVRSDGLALLVQILLQNQDDNEMRKTISSVLESCLRWVTALGAEDMLYSNTPALDSTVNQSKADVFVKPTAFDHPLKQFQEILGASKNSLLRVNPKTQQPYQRCVIEGLNSDELNTWNNSLQSEKLSCLDQNIQDTNPLTRLLHLVSNQTDERIKRVEAEVSSLPLNDIEPTDDTSDVNTVSTGYGDIHQKLESFEDKFDKVLDYVYSRKQADVTKKDVSTIDVTKKDVSTIDVTKKDVSTIDVTKKDVSTIDVTKKDVSTIDVTKKDVSASEDVNRNDEEEANRGTSTNNNVAESYTDKGDIITREINETSGRQESCEEKRPITCGESSQIRNDLVNKQVMRDNEDRQAVRMRDEDTNSVLVKAADGSVINQTEPVNEKGDVYCKHCLKKCVTGSKTEGIKCNETQKSCSDIVDDSCLAGWRQEDKEEDTSRNGIDKNIEYSVIHSTNELSNTELSTKDEMVHRRVKSRKSTLVPKPNERGGDGLESEELSSRCELLTLECPACCTRTHLHSKSFVKTLMSSQHVCNHHRNLVSKIKDQYHRKLHNLGSKKNISSQGNCDVYSFSEDEKLQQAFTVDKCEIPLLPKKLLQRKIKDTTRRQRQDFSEGEIRNLMKGVKRHGKHWNAILWTYHFKKGRTGIDLKDKYRRLVRNHLH is encoded by the exons ATGGAATCTGATTTAGCATTGGTCATTGACTGCTTGAAACATCATGATGTTCAAAACTACAGTGCACAGAGGGATAGCCTTCTTACCATAGCTGCTCTATGCACAGAAAGTG ATGCTGCAAAGAATCACTTTCGTGAAAGTGGAGGTCTGGGATATGTACTGAGTATGCTTACATCCAAAGATGATGATGAAGTTAAAGTTACAATACTCTATACATTGGGATGTGCAACAGAACGTAATG TTTATTCCCAGAGGAGATTGTGTGGCAGTGTCTTATTGAAGTATCTTCAGTGTCAGCTGAGTTCTCAGAAATCCTCTGTGAAATTAAAGAGATCAGCAACCTTCTTGATATGCTGTCTGGTTACCAACAACA GTACCGGTCAAAATGATGTCAGAAATACTGGATGTCTTGATTGTCTTCTTTCAACCCTGAG TAATTTACTGAAATCTAAAGGCAGTCCACAAGATCTTTGGAAGGATATCATCAAGACATTAGGCTACTGTGTTAACAACCCACAAAATC GTGAGAATCAGCTGCTTTGTGCTTCAGCTTTTCCAAATctgcttcaaattttgcaaGAATGGACTGATAATGGGGTAGTACTACAGCAGGTGTCTTCCTTACTTTCATTGACTGTCAGCAATAATG CAGCAAACCAAACCCGATTAGGAATCCTTGGAGGACTGGATGTAATTATTTCTGCGTTGCAAGATTTGGTgcaatcatttatcaaagtcCCAGACAAGCAGAAAATGACTGTTATAACAGGACTTGTTACCACCTTGGGTGTCGCAGCCACTGACCATA AGAGCAATTGTGAAATATTGACAGAACTAAGATTGATTCCTCTGTTGGTGCAGCTTTTGTCTTCAGAGGTACTCACAAATGAAGTAAAGCTGAAGATAATCCTGACAATGTCCTCTGTAACACAATCATCAG AGCTTAGTCAGAAGCAACTAGTTAGGAGTGATGGACTGGCTCTGTTGGTTCAGATATTGCTTCAGAATCAAGATGATAATGAAATGAGGAAGACCATTTCATCAGTTTTGGAGTCTTGTCTTCGGTGGG TAACTGCTCTTGGGGCGGAAGACATGCTTTACTCAAACACCCCAGCATTGGATAGTACGGTGAACCAAAGCAAAGCTGATGTCTTTGTCAAGCCCACTGCATTTGATCATCCATTGAAACAGTTCCAAGAAATACTTGGAGCAAGCAAAAACTCACTATTAAGAGTAAATCCAAAAACTCAACAACCTTATCAAAGATGTGTAATAGAAGGACTTAATTCAGATGAGTTGAACACTTGGAATAACTCTCTGCAATCAGAGAAGCTCAGTTGTTTAGATCAGAATATTCAAGACACAAATCCCCTCACAAGGCTTCTGCATCTTGTGTCTAATCAGACTGATGAGAGGATCAAGAGAGTTGAAGCAGAAGTTAGCTCCCTTCCTTTGAATGACATTGAACCTACTGATGATACATCTGAT GTTAATACAGTTAGTACTGGCTATGGAGATATCCACCAAAAGCTTGAAAGTTTTGAAGATAAGTTTGACAAAGTGCTGGATTATGTTTACTCAAGGAAACAAGCAGATGTAACAAAGAAAGATGTCTCAACAATTGATGTAACAAAGAAAGATGTCTCAACAATTGATGTAACAAAGAAAGATGTCTCAACAATTGATGTAACAAAGAAAGATGTCTCAACAATTGATGTAACAAAGAAAGATGTCTCAACAATTGATGTAACAAAGAAAGATGTCTCAGCGAGTGAAGATGTCAACAGAAATGATGAAGAGGAAGCCAATAGAGGTACATCTACTAACAATAATGTAGCAGAGAGTTATACAGACAAGGGAGATATTATTACCAGAGAAATAAATGAAACCAGTGGAAGACAGGAAAGTTGTGAAGAGAAAAGGCCCATTACGTGTGGAGAGAGCTCTCAGATTAGAAATGATTTGGTGAACAAACAGGTAATGCGTGACAATGAAGACAGACAGGCTGTGAGAATGAGAGACGAAGATACAAACTCAGTCCTGGTGAAGGCAGCGGATGGATCTGTTATTAATCAAACTGAGCCTGTTAATGAGAAAGGTGATGTCTATTGTAAACATTGTCTCAAAAAGTGTGTGACAGGATCAAAGACAGaaggcataaaatgtaatgAAACACAGAAAAGCTGCTCAGATATCGTCGATGATTCTTGCCTTGCTGGATGGAGACAAGAAGACAAGGAGGAGGACACTAGTAGGAATGGAATTGATAAAAACATTGAATATTCTGTAATTCACAGTACTAATGAGCTATCTAATACTGAACTGTCTACCAAAGATGAAATGGTCCATAGGAGAGTGAAGAGCAGGAAGTCCACATTAGTACCGAAACCAAACGAAAGAGGCGGAGATGGATTAGAAAGTGAAG AGTTATCCAGTAGATGTGAGCTGTTGACATTAGAATGTCCAG CATGTTGTACTAGAACTCACCTCCACAGTAAGAGCTTTGTTAAGACCTTGATGTCAAGCCAGCATGTGTGCAACCATCACAGAAATCTAGTATCAAAGATAAAGGATCAGTATCACAGAAAGCTGCATAATCTTG GTtctaagaaaaatatttcatctcAAGGGAATTGTGATGTTTACAGCTTCTCAGAAGATGAGaaacttcaacaagcatttACTGTAGATAAATGTGAGATACCAttg